Sequence from the Thermococcus sp. CX2 genome:
ATATATCTACATCGCGAAGGTCGCGACCTGAGGTGATGAACATGAAACGCCTCGCAGTGCCTCTCTTTATTCTTTTGTTAGCTTCGTCTCTAGTCAGTGCAGCGACCTACGATCTTCCCGGGGACAACTACAATAACATTGGCATAATGGGCGAAGTCACGATAAATCTGAACGTTACTATTGTCAACACCGCTCCCTTCCCGAAGTTCATCATACTCAACCCGCGCTATGAATTCACGGTCTACAGGCTCGACAATACTGAGACGATGAACGCGTTCCTCATAGGGGGTAATGTGGTTCACAACCTATCAAACATCCAAAAGACAACCCTCAACTACTATACCGGCTTCTGGATACTCCCCTATGAGACGGTCGTCGTGAATTTTAGGATAACCTCTCACTATCCCTACGTTGTCCCCACCGCAGACTATCAGACCATCTGTGGGGATCTGGCTAAAATAACATCCGTTGAGTACAATGGAAGCCAGGTTACCGGGGTCATAGAGGACTTGGATGACATCTCGGTGTTGAGCTGTGGTGTCATGTACCCGCAACTCATAAACACTCCCAAGGTCTTATACCTGAGGAGCATGTTCCCAATGGTTGATGGACATATCAGGATCCTTAAGTACGATGGAACGGTCACTTTCCGCCTCACCAACGTCCCGAATCAGGCGGGGCTGTTTAACACGTTCTTTGCCGCGTCGATACCAGTTATCTTCGATGGTGCTGAAATGTACGACTTTGTTCCTAACTACACCATGACCTACAAGGAATACCTGGAGAAGTTTATCTGGGAGTACAGGGGTCTTAATCCTCCCCAGAGGACTTCACAGCCACAGCCTCTTCCTCCTATGCCAGGAATGTTCCAGCTCTCAAACACTCTCATAAGTGGAGTCTCAGTTGGAGCTCCCCAGGTCACCATTCCACAGTCCGAGGAGTTTGACTTCCCTGTGTGGATAATCTTCATGGGCAGTGGTGTTGATATAACCTATCACGTTAGCTGGAAGAATGAGGGACGGTGAGAGTTGGTGCTGGGGGAGAAAAAGAAGAAGAAAGGCCTCTCATGGATAGATGAGATACTTAACGAGGAGGATGATCTCCTAGAACACGTTCTTAGGGGAAATAAGAAAGAAAAAAAAGATGAGGAAGAATCTCCCTCATTTATTAAGGAAGGGGGAGGAGTGGACTTAGGAGAGATTCTCAGTACCCCCACTCCGGAGGAAGCAGTAGAAAATAGGCCAACCGGCGCCGAAGTTTTGGGTGAGATACTGGCCAAAGAGACTCCACCAGAGAAACCCAAGCCCCTAGAGAAAGCAAAACCTAAGGTTCCGTCGACCCTTCAGGATATACTAGGGGCATCGGTCCGTATTGAAGAGAGCGCCTATGCAGGAAGGGCTAAAGTCCTTGACGCCTACGGTAACGTTCGTATCCTCAAGGTTAAGGGTGAAGCTGTCCCAATATATGAGATAAAGCTGCCCAAACTAAGTCGTGAGGAAGAAGAGCTTCTCAGGCAGGTAAGGGAAAGGGCCATAACTGAGCTTCAGATAGACCCCACAGCATTCCCAGACCTCGAAGAGCGCCGGCGGGTATTCATGAACGCCGTTAGGAGGATGATAAGGGAGGTGGCACCCCACTTCTCGGAGGGCAGGATAGATATACTCGCAGAAATAATTGTCCAGTCGATGATAGGCTACGGCAAGCTCGATCCCCTCGTTCGCGACGACAACCTTGAGGAGATAATGGTAATCGGAACCAACAGACCCGTTTACGTCTGGCACAGGCGTTTCAACATGTGTAAGACCAACATCGTGTTCCCCACAGACAAGGAGATACTCAACATAATCGAACGCATTGCTAGGGAGGTTGGTAGGAGAATAGATCAGCAGAGCCCGCTTCTCGATGCCCGTCTGCCCGATGGTAGCCGTGTGAACGCTACCATACCTCCCATAAGTCTCGATGGTCCGACCATAACCATCCGTAAGTTCAAGAAAGATCCACTCACGATCATCGACCTCATTAAGTACGGAACTATGAACTCGGACATAGCGGCCCTCCTCTGGATATTCGTCGATGGTCTCGGTGTTAAGCCAGCCAACGTCCTTGTCGCCGGTGGAACCGGTTCAGGTAAGACCACAACATTGAACTCACTTGGCATGTTCATTCCACCAAGCGAGCGCGTCATCACGATCGAAGACACTGCTGAACTTCAGCTCCCGGTTGAGCACTGGGTCAGGCTTGAGACCAGACCACCGAACCTCGAGGGCAGGGGAGAGGTAACAATGGATGACCTCGTCAAGAACACCCTTCGTATGCGTCCAGACAGGATTATCGTCGGTGAGGTTCGTGGTCCCGAAGCAAGAACTATGTTTACTGCAATGAACACGGGTCATGATGGATGTATGGGAACCATCCACTCCAACTCCGCGAGGGAAACCATAATACGTCTGGAAAGTCCTCCGATGAACGTTCCGAGGATCATGATTCCAGCCCTCGACATAATCATAATGCAGGTTAGGTTCCACAGCAGGAAGAAGGGAACCCTCAGGAGAATTACTGAGATAGCCGAGGTCTCTGGTATCGAAGGAGAAAGCGTTCAGCTCAACAAGCTCTACAAGTACGACCCCGCAAAGGACGACCTCGTCCCAACTGGGGTTCCGAGCAGGACTCTGAACGACTTGGCCCACCATACCGGAATGAGCATATCCGAGCTGGAGTTGGAGAAAGAGAAGAGGAAGATAATCCTTGACTGGATGATTGAAAAAGGCATCAGGAGCATTGAGAAGGTAGGGTACTACATAAGGCAGTTTTACATTGACGAAGAAGCTCTGTTCAAGAAGATCGAAGCCGATAGTAGCGTCGAAACCAGCAGGCAGATTAGGAATCTGATTTAGGGTGATGATCGTGGGCATTGTTAGGGCTTTCACTGACTTTCTGGAAAGGCTGGGCGGAAAGACCATAGAGGTTGCGGAGAAGCCCATTAGAAGGGTTCCCGAGGGAAAGAGCGTTCAGGAACGATTGAGGGCACTCAAACAGCTTCAAAAAGAACTTGAAATGGAGAGAGAATTCGTAGAGACGGAGGAAGAAATAGAAGAAATCCTCGAGTGGAGAAAGCAGGAAATTCGGAATCCCTTCTCGGAGAGACTCGCAGAGGCTGTGCTCCGCTATTTCAAGGGTCCAGTTGAATCTCTTACCAACTCCCTCAAGGGCCTGGATCAGGATCTCTACCGCGCCAACATTCTTATGCCCAAGGATAAGTATGTCGCCCTCATGCTCAGTGTTGCGGTATTCGCGGGAATATTCGGATTTCTCTTCGCGTACCTCTTGTACATGCCGATAGGTACTTCCCTACTGGTGGGTCTCTTGGGTTTTGTCGGAGGATTCATATACATGAGGCAGTATCCAAAAATGGCCTGGAAGCGCAGGGTAGTTGAGGTTGAGAGGGCAATGCCGTACGCGCTCAGGCACATGGCTTCCCTCCTGAGTGCTGGTGTTGGCATCTCCGAAGCGATACTCTCCGTTGCCCGTGCCAATTACGGTGTTATCTCTGAAGAGTTTGAGCTTATAATCAGGGATATGAGAACCGGCTCCTCTTTTGAGGAGGCACTTTCAAAGTTCGATGAGAAGATGGGTTCGGAAACCGTTAGTAGAGTTGTCAAGCAGATACTGAGGGCTGTAAAGTTCGGTGGAAACCTCTCGGAGATCCTGTACAAGCTGGCCGAGGATTTTGCCTTTGAGTACAGAATGAAGCTGGTAGAGTACGTCCAGAAGGTCAACGGTATAGCGTTCATTTATATGTTCATGACGATAGTTATGCCGACGATGTTCGTCGTTGGAATACTGGCGGGCTCGGTGATGGCTCAGGCTCTCATAATGCCGCTAGAAACCCTTGCGGTGATTCTGCTGTTCGCATTCCCAGCACTGTCTTTCATAATAGTTAACATGATTAAGAAGGGAGAGCCGAGGTGAAAGCAATGCCCCGAGGTATATCTTCAATTTCAACTAAACTCGTTGAAAAGCTTCTTCCAGAGAAGTGGCTGAAGCGTTATGAGGTGCTCGTATACTCCGCTGGAATAAACTTCCTAGCTGCTGAGTACCTCGTTGTTTCGTTTCTTGTTGGGATAATCGTTGCCCTCATAGTTGACATGTTCTTCACCGCAGCATACGCGGCCGTTGCGTTTTTGGCGCTGTTTTTTGGAATGGCGTTTGGCTACCCCCACTGGAAGATAAACAAGCGCATTGAAGAAATGGAGAGGATGCTTCCAGATGCCTTCTTCTATCTTGCCAGCTCTTTGAAGGCTGGTATATCCTTCTCTGAGGCCCTTGAAGAGCTTACCACTACCAAACTCGGGGCACTAACTGAGGAATTCAAAAAGACAGTGGCAGAGATAAAGAAGGGCCGCTCCACGGCCGACGCCCTCAGGGCCTTTGCCGTAAGGAACAAGAAGTCCACGGTTATATACAGATCCATAATGATTATAATTGAGGCCCTTGAAAGGGGTGCCCCGATGAGCGATGTCTTGGTCTTTGTTGGAAACGACGTCAGGGAAATACTCAGAATCAAGCAAGAGCGCAAGGCATCAACTGGCATGCAGGTGATGTTTTTCATAATTACCAGTGGAGCGATAGGCCCGTTGATCCTTGGAATAGTTTCGCAGGTAATGAAAGCCATGAGCATTGGGGAGGTCACATTTCCAATAGATGCTATACAAACGATACTGCTTGGATTTGTCATCCTTCAGGCGATAGTTTCCGGCCTGGGAATAGGCGTCATAAGAGAAGGAAAGTTTTCAGCAGGCCTGAAGTACAGCCTGCTGCTCGTGGTCATGGGTGTTGCGGTCTTCAAGGGAGCTTCAAGCTTCCAGCTCGGAGGTTTCTGATTCCTCCGCCTTTTGTATGTCCACGATCTCGACCTCAAAGATGAGGGTTTTGCCCGCGAGCGGGTGGTTGAAGTCGAGCGTAACGTTCTCTTCGCCGACCTTTGCTATCTTGGCGATCCCCGAGTCGGTCATAACATACATTCCCTGAATTGGTTCTATGCCCACGTTTGAGAACTCGGTTATCGGCACCTCTATGATAAGTTCAGGGTTCGGCATCCCGTAGCCCTTCTCAGGCGGTATCGTGATGGTTTTCTTTTCTCCGATTTCCATTCCGATAAGGGCCTCATCGAGGCCGGGAATTATCTCACCGACGCCAACGTTAACGCCGAGGGGTCCATATTCCCTGTCCTCGACATATATTCCATTTTCCTTTGCAACGTCCTCGTAACTCGTGTCAAAAATCTCTCCATCCTCAAACCTTCCGATATAATTAAACACTACAAAATCTCCAACTTCTACTTTCATTTCCTTCAACTCCAAAAGTGCCTTCAGGGGAAGTGGACTTACATCCTTTATAACGGTTTTGGTTGTACTTTTATTAAAGAAGCGAGGTAATGTATATAAGGAATAAGCGAGTTAATTCCAATGAGGTATAGGAAATGGGACATCTCTCAGATAGACTCCGGGAGGAGTATAAAGACCTTCAGATCAAGGAGGTTTACGCCACAAAGCTTGGAGACACAGACATTGAGATCCTTGAGGTCTCGAAGGATGAGCAGAAGTTTATAGCCATGTTTCAGAGCCGGCTCCTCAAAGATGGTATCTTCCAGTGGTCTCTCATAATAACAAGCGCAAACAATACGAGAACCATCAAAGGTCTGGATCCAATGGACGGCATAAAACTTGCTCTCAAGTCGAGCATAGACGCCATGATCGCTGGGATGAAAGAGTGAACCTCTACCAACGTCTAAAAATTTGGACAAAGAGGGGCTACTCCTCGGGCAGAATGTAGTAGACGTAGTGCGGTCTATTGGTTATCTCGTCGATAAAGACGACCGTTCCGGTCTTGGGGGGCTTGAGGTAGTGGACTTCGCCTTTCTTCGTCGTTACCGCTGCGAAGGCATCGCCCGTTCTAACACGATTGCCCACGTTGGCTATCAGCGTTTTGCTGAACCCCTCAACGGGAAGCAGAAGTAGCTCGTCACCTTTCTTCAGATATATCCTCGTCCTGCCATCGGGAAGGACGAGAACGGCATCTACCTCCATCCTGCCCTCGAGCCTGTCCACGTAAAGGTAGAACCTGTCGTAGACTTCCTTGGCGAGGAACTTGGCCTTCTCGATGTCGACGAACTCTGGAACGCTCTCACCCTTCCTCAGCCATACCTCAACCTTGTCCATGATGATGAGGCAGTCCCTCGAAGCCTTGTTGTTTTCGATACACCCCTCCTTGGGGACTTCAACGTAAAGCTTTGGCATCCTCTCCATACATATCACCTGACCTTTACCTAGGGGTAAAAGTTTTTAAACCTGCCTTTCATACTACACCCGATAAAAATGTCCACCAGGGTAAAATTTCTAGCTCTCTTTGGACTGCTGTTTTCATTGATGACCCTTATGCTCAACTACGGCGCTACGACCTCTGAGGTTTCTAAGGGGAATGAGGCCAAATTTACAGGCATCCTCCTCGTTCTTCTTGCACTGGTGGGCCTTATAATTATCATTGAGGTTTTCTTGAGCTGGAGGGATATTCCCCAGAAGAGAAAGGACCTGTACCGCTTTAATGAAGCTCTTTACTATATCCTCTGGGCACTGAGCGCGGTTGGGGTCGTCTTTATATCCTACGGCATCGAAAACATGAGGATTCAGCCCCTTCCAATCAACGCATCCAACAACACCTCCTCAGTAGGAACAGCCACCGCTCCAGCACCGGTTTACCACAACTCAACCCTTACCCCCGGAAACGAGATGTTTCCCACGACGTTTGCCCTCTATCTTGCACTGCTGGTTGCCCTCGCTGGCTTTCTCTACTTCACACTGGTTTACTACCGTGAGGCCCTCAAGAAGAGGAAGAGGAAAGAGATGAAGCTCAGAGCGGAGCTGTTCGATAAAAAGCTCGACGAGCTCGGCCTTGACATGTTCAGCGACTCGAGGGAGGCTGTTGTTGGCATATACAAGAACGCCGTCCTCTGGCTTGAGGTTCTGGGTATTCCTTACAAGGAGAGCTGGACTCACTGGGAGCATGCCGAGCGCGTTAGGTACATGCACGACGCCTTCGTCGAGCTCACGAGGCTCTTCGAAAAGGCCAAGTACGCTCCGGAGAAGGTAACCTGGGACGATGCAAAAAGAGCGCTTGATGTTTACAGGAAGATGAGGGGTGGACTGAGTGAGGCTCAATAAATACCTTCTTCTCCTCGCGGCGGTTCCAGCGCTTGTGGCAGCAACTGCTGGCTCTTATATGGTCAGATGGCTATCTGTGCTTTTCCTTGGGGTATTGCTGGCGCTCTTCCTCTTTGGCGTTGAGCTTCAGGTTGCAAGACCGGAGTTCAAGAGGGCCAAGAAAGTTGAGAGGAAAACGGACGTCGAGAGAACCGTTGCTCTGATAGAGAAGGCCAAGAGCGGGAAGGTGGCGCGAACCCTCATAGAAGAGAAGATAATCGAGATATACGCCACCCTTTCAGAGGAATACAATCAGACATACCTGAATCTTAACTCTGACCCCAACGAGGCTCTCAGGGTTCTCCGCTCTGAGGGCGACTTTCTCGATAATCTTGAGAAGGCCCTAACGATTGTGGAGGCGGATCTAAATGAAGGTAGAAGAGGTAAGCCTGAAGGGTAATCTGGTCTTGGAAGAGGTCAAGAAGGCCATAGTAGGAAAGGACGAGGTGCTCAAGTTAATCCTGACGACCATCTTAGCCGACGGCCACATACTGCTCGAGGATCTTCCGGGTCTCGCAAAGACCCTGATGGCGAAGAGCTTCGCCAAGGCTTTGGGTGTTGACTTCAAGCGCGTCCAGTTCACTCCAGACCTGCTTCCGAGTGACATTCTTGGCGTGAGCGTCTTCAACCAGAAAACGCTCGAGTTCGAGTTCAAGAAGGGGCCGATATTCACCAACATCCTCCTCGCTGACGAGATAAACCGTGCCCCTCCAAAGACCCAGAGTGCACTCCTTGAGGCAATGCAGGAGAGACAGGTCACAGTGGAGGGTAAGACCTACGAGCTGCCCAAGCCCTTCATAGTTATAGCCACCCAGAACCCAATAGAGCAGGAGGGAACCTACCCGCTCCCAGAGGCCCAGCTCGACAGGTTCTTGGTCAGGCTCCGCGTTGGCTACCCTAGCAGGGGAGAGGAAATAGAGATACTCCGCAGGAGAATGGCAAGGAAGAAGGAGGAGGTGGACATAAATTCCATCCTTACTCCCGAGGATGTCGTGAAGATGCAGAGGGCAATCGAGGATGTCTACGTCAGCGACGCCATCCTTGAGTACATAACGGACATCGTCATCGCCACCCGGGAGGACAGAAAGGAGATAGAGGTCGGTGCCTCCCCGAGGGGAAGCCTTGCTCTCCTCAAGCTCTCCCGCGCCTATGCCGCACTCGAGGGCAGGGACTACGTGATTCCAGATGATGTTAAAGCGATAGCCGTTCCTGCCCTGAGCCACAGGCTCATCCTCAAGCGCGAGCTCTGGTATACTAAGGTCAGCCAGGAGAGCATCATGGAGAAGCTCCTTGAGCGCGTTCCCGTTCCCAAGTTCGAGTGAGGTGAAAGAGTGGCCGAGAGCGGTGAGGTCATACTCCGGACCCCAACGGACGTCAAGGGCAGGGAAGAGCCTGCAGGACTAGCTGGGAGAATGATGCCCACCGAGAAGGCCGAGGAGATACTGATAGCCCTGTGGCTCATCGTCCTCTTTGCCTTTCTCTTGCTCCGCTGGGAGATGGTTTACCTCGTTCTTCCAATTCTCTGGCTGCTCTTCATAGCCGTTTTCTTCTTCAAGCCCAGCCTGAACGTTGAGATAGAGCGTATCATTCCCCATGATCGCTTTCTAGAGGGCACCGAAGTCGAGATCCGGCTCAGGATAAAGTCCCATGAGAGAATCCCGAGCCTTAAGCTTGTGGAGGACATACCGCCCGGCCTTGAGCTCGTCGAGGGGAGCAGGGAGCACGTGCTCTCCCTAAAGAAGGGCGAGGAGAGAACGCTTAGATATAAGGTCCGTATAAAGCGCGGAATCCACGAGTTCAACTGGGTCGAGCTCAGCTACCGTGACCCCTTTGGCTTCTTCAAGGTTGATAAGAAGATTGAGCTCTACACGGAAATCGTTGGTGTCCCAATAATCGAGGACGTCCCCACCCCATACTCCACAAGGGGAACGAAGATAACCGTCGGTCCACTGCCGTCGCCAAGGGTCGGCGAAGGTGTCGAGTTCCACGCGATAAGGGAGTACCAGCCCGGTGACCCGCTCAAGATAATCAACTGGAAGGCCACTGCGAGGACTGGAAAGATAATGGCCAACGAGTACGAGAGTGAGAGGAAGGTGGACGTCGTCTTCATCGTCGATTCCTCCTACACGGGAGAGCTCGTCTTTGACCATCTCGTCCGCGCTGCTGCCTCGCTCATGCTCGACGCCCTTAACAACGGCACGAGCTTCGGTTTGCTACTGGCTGAAGAAGTCCCCCTCTGGATCAGGGTGGACTACGGAAAGAGGCACTTCTTCAAGTGCGTTGACTTTCTCAGCACAGCAAAGCCGGACAAGAACAACCTGATTGCCTACCAGGTTGAGCATCTCATAAAGTCCCGCTTCCCGGCGAGGGCTCAGCTGCTATACTTCTCGCCCCTTCTGACGGAAGAGAGCAGGGAGGCGCTTAAAACCATGGCGAGGTACGGCTACAACGTTGTTATCATAAGTCCCAACCCATACACTGCCCTCGAGCCGAAGAACAGGGAGGAGGAGCTGGCGTTAAAGCTCTTAAACCTGCAGAGAAAGGCCATGCTGAGGAAGATGGCAGCCTATGGAATAATAATCGACTGGGACGTCAGGAAGCCCCTCAAGTCAGCGATAGCAGAGGTGATGAGCCTATGAAAATAAAGAGGCGGCTCTTTTCAGTGATTCCATTGGCTCTCCTCTTTGCGCTGCTGGCGAGGATTGATGGTAGGACCCTCTTCCTAATCCCCCTTGGCCTTATGGGAATCCAGTGGTACTTCATCGGCTCCCTCTTCCTCGTGACCATTGGAGCATTCCTGATATACACGCGCACCGGCGGTCTCTACGGCCTCGCGATAATGGCCCTAACCCTTCTGGCCATCGAGATGGGCTACCTCGACAGGGAGAGGGCTCCAAAGGAGCACTACTTCGTCGTCTTAGCTGCGGTGGTGCTGGCTTTTCCAACTTACCTCCTCATGGAGAGCATCTCCCCTGCCCTTCCGAGGCTCGAGGTTACTGCCTTGGCCGCTTTCCTGCTCATAGCCCTGTACGTCTTCGCGAAGGCCGTTGCTGAGAGCTAAACCTCTATGCTCCAGCTCCCCATCTTTTTGAGGATCTCGCGGGCTCTCTCAAGACCCGTTCTAACACACTCCTCGAGCGGTGCTCCCTTCGAGTATCTCGCCAGGAAGCCGCCCGCGAATGCATCTCCAGCCCCGGTCGGATCCACGATCTCCTCGGGGCTTATTGGGAGTGCTGGGAACTCTTTGAAGGTTCCGTCGTAGATTAAAACTCCCCTCTCGCCCCTTGTGATGACCACCAGCTTCGCGCCCCAGTCGTGGAGAGTCCTCGCGGCTTCCTCCACGGTCTCGGCTTTCGTTATCGTTAACGCCTCCCTCTCGTTGGGGAAGATAACCTCAACGCGCGAGACTATCTCCTTCATAAGTTCGGTTTTCCTCTCGTAGTCTTCCATGTAGGTCGGGTTGAAGTCGAGGCTTATCCTTTTCCCTTCGAGCCTTTTGATGGCTTTTAGCTGCTCCTCTGGGGGAATGGGGGCTATGTGGAAGAGTTCGGCTTTGAGGTATTCCTCGGGAATGGGCGTTTCCCCCATGGCCTGGGCAACTCCCATGTCAACGGGTGCATCCACGCTTCCGTCCTCGTGGTATATCATGTAGATGTGTATTGTCCTTCCAGGGAGAACCTGAACGCCTCTAACGTCGAGGATCAATGAGAGCTTCTCCAGCCACTCCCTCGGGAAATCCTCTCCCACCTTGGTAACGAGGCCTACCTTAGCCCCTGCTAAGGCCGCGGAAGTCGCCACTGCCGTTGCGGCTCCTCCTGGAAGGAGTATCTCCTCCTTGCCTGGAAACCTGAGATGATCTATTGAGACATGACCGAGCACGACGAGGTTCATCATCATCACCGTCTTTTATTTTGGCCATCATTATGAACCGGTCTTTAAGCGATTTCCGGTTGAGTAATCGATTTCTACCCCTCCGTTCAGATGTTCATCGAAAAGATTAAAAGAGCCTAATTCCAATGCTGAATCAAAGACAGTGGGGTGGTTGCCATGGAGGAAGTCTTCCAGAACGAAACCATCAAGCAGATTCTCGCCAAGTACAGGCGCATCTGGGCCATTAGCCACGCCCAGAGCGTTCTCGGCTGGGACATGGAGGTTAACATGCCGAGGGAGGGCATACTCGAGCGCTCCGTTGCCCAGGGTGAGCTTTCCGTTCTTAGCCAGGAGTTCCTTCTAAGGCCTGACTTTGTCGAGCTCGTCGAGAAGGCGAAGGGAATCGAAGACCTCAACGAGTACGAGCGCGGCGTCGTTCGCGTCCTCGACCGCTCAATCAGGATAAGCAAGTCCTTCCCACCCGAGTTCCTCAGGGAGATGAGCGAGGTAACGAGCCAGGCAACGAAAGCATGGGAAGAGGCTAAAAGAACCAACGACTACTCCAAGTTCGAGCCCTGGCTCGACAGAATCATAGACCTCGCCAAGAGGGCCGCTGACTACCTAGGCTACGAGGACGAGCCCTACGATGCCCTGCTCGACCTCTTTGAGGAGGGGACAACCACCAGAGACGTCGAAAGGATGTTCAAAAAGCTGGAGAAGGAGCTTAAGCCGCTCCTCGAAAAGATAATGGAGGAGGGAAAGGTCCCGCAGAGCCACCCGCTCGAAAAGGAGAAGTACGAGAGGGAGCAAATGGAGCGCGTTAACCTCTGGATTTTAGAGAAGTTCGGCTTCCCGCTCGGCGTCCGCTCAAGGCTTGACGTCTCTGCCCATCCGTTCACCACGGAGTTTGGCATAAGGGACGTCAGGATAACGACCAGATACGAGGGCTACGACTTCAGGAGGACCATACTGAGCACTGTCCACGAGTTCGGTCATGCCCTCTACGAGCTCCAGCAGGATGAGCGCTTCATGTTCAGCCCAATCGCTGGAGGCGTCTCCCTTGGAATCCACGAGAGCCAGAGTAGGTTCTGGGAGAACGTAATCGGAAGGAGCAGGGAGTTCGCCGAGCTGATTCATCCCGTGCTCAAGGAGAACCTGCCCTTCATGGCCACCTACACGCCTGAGGATGTTTACCTCTACTTCAACATGGTCAGGCCGGACTTCATCAGGACCGAGTCCGACGTTGTAACCTACAACTTCCACATACTCCTTCGCTTCAAGCTCGAGAGGATGATGCTCAACGAGGGCGTCAAGGCGAAAGACCTCCCAGAGCTCTGGAACGAGGAGATGGAGAGGCTCCTTGGCATAAGGCCCAAGAATTACACCGAGGGAATACTTCAGGACATCCACTGGGCCCACGGCACTGTCGGCTACTTCCCAACTTACAGCATCGGAACGCTCCTTTCAGCGCAGATATACTACCACATGAAGAGGGACATTCCGGACTTCGAGGAGAAGGTTGCCAGAGCCGAGTTCGAGCCCATCAAGGCCTGGCTGAGGGAGAAGATACACCGCTGGGGCAGCATCTACCCACCGAAGGAGCTCTTAAAGAAGGCCATCGGCGAGGAGCTGAACCCGGACTACTTCGTCCGCTGGGTGAAGGAGAGGTACCTATGAGGTTTAGGTTTAGTCTTCCAATCCTAGTTCTTTTAATTGTTTGTTCTTAATCCATTCTTTTATGAATGGCTTGATTTTAGGATATCCTTTGAGA
This genomic interval carries:
- a CDS encoding type II secretion system F family protein — its product is MGIVRAFTDFLERLGGKTIEVAEKPIRRVPEGKSVQERLRALKQLQKELEMEREFVETEEEIEEILEWRKQEIRNPFSERLAEAVLRYFKGPVESLTNSLKGLDQDLYRANILMPKDKYVALMLSVAVFAGIFGFLFAYLLYMPIGTSLLVGLLGFVGGFIYMRQYPKMAWKRRVVEVERAMPYALRHMASLLSAGVGISEAILSVARANYGVISEEFELIIRDMRTGSSFEEALSKFDEKMGSETVSRVVKQILRAVKFGGNLSEILYKLAEDFAFEYRMKLVEYVQKVNGIAFIYMFMTIVMPTMFVVGILAGSVMAQALIMPLETLAVILLFAFPALSFIIVNMIKKGEPR
- a CDS encoding CpaF family protein, with protein sequence MLGEKKKKKGLSWIDEILNEEDDLLEHVLRGNKKEKKDEEESPSFIKEGGGVDLGEILSTPTPEEAVENRPTGAEVLGEILAKETPPEKPKPLEKAKPKVPSTLQDILGASVRIEESAYAGRAKVLDAYGNVRILKVKGEAVPIYEIKLPKLSREEEELLRQVRERAITELQIDPTAFPDLEERRRVFMNAVRRMIREVAPHFSEGRIDILAEIIVQSMIGYGKLDPLVRDDNLEEIMVIGTNRPVYVWHRRFNMCKTNIVFPTDKEILNIIERIAREVGRRIDQQSPLLDARLPDGSRVNATIPPISLDGPTITIRKFKKDPLTIIDLIKYGTMNSDIAALLWIFVDGLGVKPANVLVAGGTGSGKTTTLNSLGMFIPPSERVITIEDTAELQLPVEHWVRLETRPPNLEGRGEVTMDDLVKNTLRMRPDRIIVGEVRGPEARTMFTAMNTGHDGCMGTIHSNSARETIIRLESPPMNVPRIMIPALDIIIMQVRFHSRKKGTLRRITEIAEVSGIEGESVQLNKLYKYDPAKDDLVPTGVPSRTLNDLAHHTGMSISELELEKEKRKIILDWMIEKGIRSIEKVGYYIRQFYIDEEALFKKIEADSSVETSRQIRNLI
- a CDS encoding DUF58 domain-containing protein, encoding MMPTEKAEEILIALWLIVLFAFLLLRWEMVYLVLPILWLLFIAVFFFKPSLNVEIERIIPHDRFLEGTEVEIRLRIKSHERIPSLKLVEDIPPGLELVEGSREHVLSLKKGEERTLRYKVRIKRGIHEFNWVELSYRDPFGFFKVDKKIELYTEIVGVPIIEDVPTPYSTRGTKITVGPLPSPRVGEGVEFHAIREYQPGDPLKIINWKATARTGKIMANEYESERKVDVVFIVDSSYTGELVFDHLVRAAASLMLDALNNGTSFGLLLAEEVPLWIRVDYGKRHFFKCVDFLSTAKPDKNNLIAYQVEHLIKSRFPARAQLLYFSPLLTEESREALKTMARYGYNVVIISPNPYTALEPKNREEELALKLLNLQRKAMLRKMAAYGIIIDWDVRKPLKSAIAEVMSL
- a CDS encoding type II secretion system F family protein; this encodes MPRGISSISTKLVEKLLPEKWLKRYEVLVYSAGINFLAAEYLVVSFLVGIIVALIVDMFFTAAYAAVAFLALFFGMAFGYPHWKINKRIEEMERMLPDAFFYLASSLKAGISFSEALEELTTTKLGALTEEFKKTVAEIKKGRSTADALRAFAVRNKKSTVIYRSIMIIIEALERGAPMSDVLVFVGNDVREILRIKQERKASTGMQVMFFIITSGAIGPLILGIVSQVMKAMSIGEVTFPIDAIQTILLGFVILQAIVSGLGIGVIREGKFSAGLKYSLLLVVMGVAVFKGASSFQLGGF
- a CDS encoding DUF2118 family protein: MERMPKLYVEVPKEGCIENNKASRDCLIIMDKVEVWLRKGESVPEFVDIEKAKFLAKEVYDRFYLYVDRLEGRMEVDAVLVLPDGRTRIYLKKGDELLLLPVEGFSKTLIANVGNRVRTGDAFAAVTTKKGEVHYLKPPKTGTVVFIDEITNRPHYVYYILPEE
- a CDS encoding DUF4129 domain-containing protein, whose translation is MSTRVKFLALFGLLFSLMTLMLNYGATTSEVSKGNEAKFTGILLVLLALVGLIIIIEVFLSWRDIPQKRKDLYRFNEALYYILWALSAVGVVFISYGIENMRIQPLPINASNNTSSVGTATAPAPVYHNSTLTPGNEMFPTTFALYLALLVALAGFLYFTLVYYREALKKRKRKEMKLRAELFDKKLDELGLDMFSDSREAVVGIYKNAVLWLEVLGIPYKESWTHWEHAERVRYMHDAFVELTRLFEKAKYAPEKVTWDDAKRALDVYRKMRGGLSEAQ
- a CDS encoding peptidylprolyl isomerase, translated to MKVEVGDFVVFNYIGRFEDGEIFDTSYEDVAKENGIYVEDREYGPLGVNVGVGEIIPGLDEALIGMEIGEKKTITIPPEKGYGMPNPELIIEVPITEFSNVGIEPIQGMYVMTDSGIAKIAKVGEENVTLDFNHPLAGKTLIFEVEIVDIQKAEESETSELEA
- a CDS encoding MoxR family ATPase; protein product: MKVEEVSLKGNLVLEEVKKAIVGKDEVLKLILTTILADGHILLEDLPGLAKTLMAKSFAKALGVDFKRVQFTPDLLPSDILGVSVFNQKTLEFEFKKGPIFTNILLADEINRAPPKTQSALLEAMQERQVTVEGKTYELPKPFIVIATQNPIEQEGTYPLPEAQLDRFLVRLRVGYPSRGEEIEILRRRMARKKEEVDINSILTPEDVVKMQRAIEDVYVSDAILEYITDIVIATREDRKEIEVGASPRGSLALLKLSRAYAALEGRDYVIPDDVKAIAVPALSHRLILKRELWYTKVSQESIMEKLLERVPVPKFE